Within Corynebacterium timonense, the genomic segment CTGGTTTTTCACCCATGCCACTACCTAACTTCGGAAGTCGCTAGTTCGACAGTTCTGCGGCGTCACCAATAATGAGTGACATCCGCGACTCACGGAAGTGACGCAGCGTCACTGTTGCTGCCGGGAAGATCGACATAGGGTAAAGATGCCCTAACGCCCCGGTTGTCTGAAAGGAACGTACTCATGAGAGCTATTCAGTATTTACTCGCGCTTGTAATCATTGCAGCAGGCGTCATCAGCACCATCATGTTGTTAGAGCTGATTCCCGCGACGCGGGACCTGCTACCGGGTTGGGTCGCGGACTGGCTTCCGAGTTTCGACAGCCCTGGCGCAGCCTGGCTGATTGCCGCCGCTGTGACTGTTATCGTCGCAGCAGCGTTCGCCTCATGGGCACTGCAGCAGACCATTGAGCGGCAGAAATCAGTCCAACAGTGAAGGGCAGCCATCAACGATGAGCCGTAGGGAATCGACCCCACTGGCTCGTATGCGGTCGATCGCCACCCTGACCTTTGTGGTGGCCGTGGGAATCGCGGCTGGCGTCCTGATCGTGGTTGGGTCCACGACAATATGGCAGCCGCTGATAGCCGCCCCGAGTATTGCCGTGGCAGTCTGGGAGGCGGCCAGATGGCATACCCCCCTGAATTTACGGGTGGCGATGATTGGCCTCGTCGTCACCGAAATAACCTGGCTTTTTGGCGCGCTATTCACTCTTGGGCCGGTGTTTGCCTTAGGTTTCTGCGTAGTGGGTGCCGTGACAATTTCCAAACTCCCCCGGTGGCAAGGCCCCGCCGCTGGTCTGCTCATGGTTGTCGTCCTCGCTACTGGCCTACTCACCCTTATCGGCGGGCCGGAGGTCTCCGGCCCATATTTGCTTATCGCCATCGGTGGAGCCGCTCTATTTACTGTCGTATTCTGCCTTAACGCAACCGCATGGCGGCTGTTCACCGAGCTCGACGCGAAGCGGCAGACCGAGGTTGAACTGGCTTTGATGAAAGAACGCGTCCGGTTCGCAAGCGACCTGCACGATATCCAGGGTCACACGCTACATGTGGTCAAACTGAAAACAGCACTGGCCCAGAAACTCGTCGGCGAGGATCCATCGCGAGTAGACAAGGAACTCCGACAGGTACAGGAGCTGATTTCCGAGACGATATCGCAGACGAATACGTTAGCGTACGGCAACAGACGTCTGACTCTTTCCGCCGAGATTGAAAACGCTAAAAATCTTTTCGAAGCAGCGGGTATCCGCGTAAATGTCAATCAAGTGGAAAAAATACGTGGTGAGTTCGAGGAACCAATGAGTCTAGTTCTGCGCGAGGCGACGACTAACATCTTGCGACACGCCGAAGCCCGGTCCGTAGGGATTGTGCTGAATCGGGCTTCCATCGCAATCACAAACGACGGGTGTGCCCCCGGGCCAGCACCGCAGTTGCGTGGGCTAGCGGCACTGAGAACGCGCGTTCGTGAACGGGGCGGAGAGATGGAGATAGCAAAATGTGGGAGGTCGTTTGTCACTGCTGCTACGTTCCCCGGCACTGAGAAAGGGTGAAAAATGACCACGCGTATCGTCCTCGCCGATGATGAGAACCTACTGCGCAGCGCCCTCGCTGCCATCCTCCCGCTCGAATCGGACATAACGGTTGTCGCGGAGGCTTCTGACGGCAGCGAAGCCGTAGCCGTGACCCTGCAGCATCGACCCGATGTACTCGTCATCGACATGGAGATGCCAACGATGGACGGGCTCGACGCGACAGAAGCGATACTAGCGGAATGCCCGGAGCAGACGATCCTCATGCTGACTCGCCACGCGCGACCAGGCATCCTTCGCAAAGCACTTGCCTTGGGTGTGCGCGGATTCGTGAGCAAAGCTGCGGAACCCGCACAGATAGGCGAGGTTGTGCAAGCCCTTCATCAAGGACGCCGCTGGATAGACCCTGAAGTGTCCGCGTTAGCAGTCATGGATGACTGTCCGCTGACCGAACGGGAAATTGACGTGCTCAGAGAAACCACCGAAGGGTATTCGGTCGCTGAAATTTCCTCTCGGCTGCACCTAGCAGAAGGTACGGTGCGCAATTATCTATCCCGCGCGATGCAGAAGACACACGCGGCCACACGTCACGAGGCTGCGCGTTATGCCCGGGAGCATGATTGGCTATAACCATGGCTGCCGGTACCGAACTTCAGTAGGCTGGGTCGTTTGGTGGAGCATCCTGGCGGTGCTCGATTCGGCGTGGCCCGTTCTGTAGCACGCGATAGAGAACTTGGCTTGACAAAGCTGCCATCGCGAAGCCCAACGCGCTCGTTACGACAATTCTCATCCACGTCGTCGGACTTCCAGAGCCGCCGACAACGTACACGGAGATCGTGAACGCTACCAGACCCAGCAGCGCCACAACTAGGTGAAAGTAGCGCATTCCTCCGCCCTGCTCCTCCGGCGTGGCGTCTCGTCGATCGAGAAATATCGCAATGAAGAGCATCGGCACCACCTGGATAGTTACGACGAACAAATCCATGCGCGCTCCTCCCCGTCATGCGGCCGATTTGTCGATACGCTGGCTGTTCTGGTCCAACTGATGCTCGCTGACAATCGGCATGACCCCGATGTAGACTGCGCATTGATGCCGCATGATGCGCCCGGTACTGCAGCGCCGCAGTCGTCGGCGTTCGCAGAGCACCATGGTGTCACTCCGCGGAAAAGATAACGTCGCGAAGCAACCCAACCATACACGCGGTCCTGCGCATGTCGGACTCCAGGCAGGCGGTAGAATCGGGAGAACAGCGAAATCCCAAGCGCGGCATCTAGCGCGATGTTGATGGAACCGGCACCACCGTATCGACCAGTACCTGAGATTGCCCACGCCGCGTTCTGGACATCCGGCGGGGTGAGGTCGAACTGATCCAGCACTCCGTCACGTTGAAACGGATGGACTGTGACCCGCCCATTACGATCGAGGCGCTTGATCGCGAGTACGGCGCGTGTGCAAAAACCGCACTGGCCATCGAATACCAAATCAACAGCCGCCATCTCGCCATCACCTTCGGTCCTCAGATGGTACTTGTATCGATGCTCTGATGATATCGCCGGGACGGCGGGGGCACATCCACCATCTTATGGATAGGGCGCAGCGTGCTCTGAAGGCTCACGGACACCCGACTCTTAGGGTCTTAGACTGCCCGCATCGGTCTTAAGGAGGCGGGGCGTGGCTCGGCATCGGAGAAGGAAAAGGCGTGCTCCTCCGAGGCCACGTGACCTCTGCACCGACACCGGGAAGCGGCAGTATGACGACCACGGTGACGCAGCGCATGTCGCGCTGTGGCGGTCGCGTATGCGGGCCCGTTGCGGATCTATGAGTGCCCGTCCTGCGGGTCGTGGCACCTGACTGCCGTTTCCGTGTAGTTGGTAGGGGCAATCTGCGTAGTTGGTAGGGGTTTTCCGGATAGGTGGTAGGGATCCTCTTTTTCGGTCATTTTTGTAGATGACGTCGGCTCAATCTGTGTCGGGGTGTCACCACTTTCTGACTGCAAGGAGGGCCTTTATGGCCAACTTCAGAGACATCATGGCGATGTGTTTGAGCGGAGCGAGCTATGCAGCCATCTCTGCTGCCTTGGAGTGCTCCAACAGGGATATCGCCCCGATGCCAGCTTCCCGGTCCCATACCAGCCGGTCGGGCACGGCTTTGAAGTCACGCTCGATGAGCTGTCACATCCCAGGGTTACGTCCGTTAGCGTGGTGTATCTGTGACTGTCGGTGAGGGGCCTCATGAATGTGTGAGGCGGCCACCGCAGTACCTTTCGAATCAATTCCAACATCTCCTCGAAAGGAATAACCGCGATGGCCGCTGGACCCAATCATATCGACCCGACCGCCTACCTTGATGAGCTGCTCACCCAAGCATCCCCAGATCAGACACACGTCAGATGCTGCAGGACTTCATCAACCAGATCCTTGTCCACCCAAGCAGACAGCGTCTGCGGGGCTGACTACGCCACAGTCAGCGACACCCGCACCAAGGACCTGACCCATCCCAGCTATCAGATCATCAGTTGTGCGAGTCGGAAGCAGACAGGCTGCGGCGAATCGGGAATGCGATGCCGCCATCACCAGCACCGGGAATGGCCGGTGCACACCGCTCGCATCGGGCAACCCGCCGGCGGCAAAAGTCAGGTCACACTGGATTTCACGCCCGGGAAGATGGGTAAGCGTGTCCACGGGGTCTGCGGGAAGATACTCGGGTCGGATCCGGGCAATGTTTTTGCGCAGCCACGATTCTGACCCAGTCCACCCAACGCGTTGTCCGATGACTTTTGCGTTAAGACGTGGAGTTTCAGCCAGCAACGCACGTACTTGTGGTTCAAAGGCGGCGAAACTCGTGGCTCTAGCCCGACGCGGCGGGTACTTCAAACGCGAATCCGAAGCGAGTGCCCGCTCGACAGTCTTCTTCGCGCAACCAACCTCGTTGGCGATCTTGTGTTCAGAAGACCGAAATGGTAGCGGTATGGTGAGTATCTGGTAGCGCCTGAGTGGGTACCCGGTAGCGGTATCTCACTCAGGCGTTGCCGGTTGTTATGCGTTGGTGGTCAGGCGCATGTTTGGTCCTTCGAGTGTGATGATTTCGGCGCCGGAGACGAGTCGGTTGAGGATTGACTCGGAGATCACGGCGTCGGGGATGGACTTGTACCACTCGTGTGGGGTGAACTGTGAGGTCACAATGGTTGAGACTTTGCGTTCCCGCCCGGCGAGGATATTGAGTAGTTGGTGCGCGGT encodes:
- a CDS encoding histidine kinase, which gives rise to MSRRESTPLARMRSIATLTFVVAVGIAAGVLIVVGSTTIWQPLIAAPSIAVAVWEAARWHTPLNLRVAMIGLVVTEITWLFGALFTLGPVFALGFCVVGAVTISKLPRWQGPAAGLLMVVVLATGLLTLIGGPEVSGPYLLIAIGGAALFTVVFCLNATAWRLFTELDAKRQTEVELALMKERVRFASDLHDIQGHTLHVVKLKTALAQKLVGEDPSRVDKELRQVQELISETISQTNTLAYGNRRLTLSAEIENAKNLFEAAGIRVNVNQVEKIRGEFEEPMSLVLREATTNILRHAEARSVGIVLNRASIAITNDGCAPGPAPQLRGLAALRTRVRERGGEMEIAKCGRSFVTAATFPGTEKG
- a CDS encoding response regulator transcription factor, encoding MTTRIVLADDENLLRSALAAILPLESDITVVAEASDGSEAVAVTLQHRPDVLVIDMEMPTMDGLDATEAILAECPEQTILMLTRHARPGILRKALALGVRGFVSKAAEPAQIGEVVQALHQGRRWIDPEVSALAVMDDCPLTEREIDVLRETTEGYSVAEISSRLHLAEGTVRNYLSRAMQKTHAATRHEAARYAREHDWL
- a CDS encoding thiol-disulfide oxidoreductase DCC family protein, with the protein product MAAVDLVFDGQCGFCTRAVLAIKRLDRNGRVTVHPFQRDGVLDQFDLTPPDVQNAAWAISGTGRYGGAGSINIALDAALGISLFSRFYRLPGVRHAQDRVYGWVASRRYLFRGVTPWCSANADDCGAAVPGASCGINAQSTSGSCRLSASISWTRTASVSTNRPHDGEERAWICSS